One Leifsonia shinshuensis DNA window includes the following coding sequences:
- a CDS encoding ArsR/SmtB family transcription factor encodes MDGLEAVGDPVRRRFVELLARGERTAGELATLAADEFGITQPAASRHLRVLRESGVVASRVDGQRRVYALEPAGLEEAAAWFDGLAVFWEQRLDALGTELVRGRRGTKTIHHTGKAAS; translated from the coding sequence ATGGACGGTCTGGAGGCGGTGGGCGACCCCGTGCGGCGGCGCTTCGTGGAGCTGCTGGCGCGCGGTGAGCGCACGGCCGGCGAGCTCGCGACGCTCGCCGCCGACGAGTTCGGGATCACGCAGCCCGCGGCCTCCCGGCACCTGCGGGTGCTGCGGGAGTCCGGTGTGGTGGCCTCCCGGGTGGACGGCCAGCGCCGGGTCTACGCGCTGGAGCCGGCCGGACTGGAGGAGGCGGCGGCCTGGTTCGACGGCTTGGCTGTCTTTTGGGAGCAGCGCCTCGACGCTCTCGGCACCGAGCTGGTGCGCGGCCGCAGAGGCACCAAGACGATCCACCACACCGGAAAGGCCGCATCATGA
- a CDS encoding TrmH family RNA methyltransferase, whose protein sequence is MLDNPRSPRVRAVAKLAKRPARAETGLFLLEGPQAVSEALTYRPELVVELYATPTALERYQDIAQTAVEAGVDVEFVTEHVLDTMADTVTPQGFVAVCRQFPTSVRDIFADEPRLVAILEEVRDPGNAGTIIRAADSAGADAVVLTGRTVDLYNPKVVRSTTGSLFHVPVAVGADLADVVGRAHSAGLQVLAADIKGEDLLAARQEGQLARPTAWVFGNEARGLADDLLGLVDRVVTVPIYGRAESMNLATAASVCLYESAFAQRSE, encoded by the coding sequence ATGCTTGACAACCCGCGCTCCCCGCGCGTCCGCGCCGTTGCGAAGCTGGCGAAGCGCCCCGCCCGCGCCGAGACCGGGCTCTTCCTCCTCGAGGGGCCGCAGGCGGTCTCCGAGGCCCTCACCTACCGACCGGAGCTCGTCGTCGAGCTCTACGCGACGCCGACCGCGCTGGAGCGCTACCAGGACATCGCGCAGACCGCGGTGGAGGCCGGAGTCGACGTCGAGTTCGTCACCGAGCACGTGCTGGACACGATGGCCGACACGGTCACGCCGCAGGGCTTCGTCGCGGTGTGCCGGCAGTTTCCGACCTCCGTCCGCGACATCTTCGCCGACGAGCCGCGGCTGGTCGCGATCCTGGAGGAGGTGCGCGACCCCGGCAACGCCGGCACGATCATCCGCGCCGCCGACTCCGCAGGGGCGGACGCCGTCGTGCTCACCGGCCGCACCGTCGATCTCTACAACCCGAAGGTGGTGCGCTCCACGACCGGGTCGCTGTTCCACGTGCCGGTTGCGGTCGGCGCCGACCTCGCCGACGTGGTCGGCCGCGCGCACAGCGCCGGCTTACAGGTCCTCGCAGCGGACATCAAGGGGGAGGACCTCCTCGCCGCGCGCCAGGAGGGCCAGCTCGCCCGCCCGACCGCGTGGGTGTTCGGCAACGAGGCGCGCGGGCTCGCCGACGACCTGCTGGGTCTGGTGGACCGCGTGGTGACGGTGCCGATCTACGGCCGCGCCGAGTCGATGAACCTCGCGACCGCGGCGTCGGTCTGCCTGTACGAGTCGGCGTTCGCGCAGCGCTCCGAATGA
- the rplT gene encoding 50S ribosomal protein L20, giving the protein MARVKRAVNAHKKRRVILERAEGYRGQRSRLYRKAKEQVTHSLVYAYRDRRQKKGDFRRLWIQRINAASRANGLTYNRLIQGLGLAGVEVDRRILAELAVNEPATFAALVETAKKALPADTSAPKAA; this is encoded by the coding sequence ATGGCAAGAGTGAAGAGGGCTGTCAACGCCCACAAGAAGCGTCGGGTCATCCTCGAGCGCGCCGAGGGCTACCGCGGTCAGCGGTCGCGCCTCTACCGCAAGGCGAAGGAGCAGGTCACCCACTCGCTCGTCTACGCATACCGTGACCGCCGCCAGAAGAAGGGCGACTTCCGCCGTCTCTGGATCCAGCGGATCAACGCCGCGAGCCGCGCGAACGGCCTCACCTACAACCGCCTCATCCAGGGCCTGGGCCTGGCGGGCGTCGAGGTCGACCGTCGCATCCTCGCCGAGCTGGCCGTGAACGAGCCCGCGACCTTCGCGGCGCTCGTGGAGACCGCGAAGAAGGCCCTCCCGGCCGACACGTCGGCCCCGAAGGCCGCGTAA
- the rpmI gene encoding 50S ribosomal protein L35 translates to MPKQKSHSGAKKRFKITGSGKVMKQQAGMRHNLELKSSRRTRRLNQDQVVPEVDAKVIRRMIGK, encoded by the coding sequence ATGCCCAAGCAGAAGTCCCACTCCGGCGCCAAGAAGCGCTTCAAGATCACCGGCAGCGGCAAGGTCATGAAGCAGCAGGCCGGTATGCGCCACAACCTGGAGCTCAAGTCCAGCCGTCGCACCCGTCGACTGAACCAGGACCAGGTCGTCCCCGAGGTGGACGCCAAGGTCATCCGCCGGATGATCGGCAAGTAG
- the infC gene encoding translation initiation factor IF-3 → MSEPRTNDRIRVPEVRLVGPSGEQVGVVKIEVAIRLAQEADLDLVEVAPNSKPPVAKIMDYGKFKYEAAQKAKEARRNQANTILKEVRFRLKIDKHDYETKRKRAEGFLKSGDKVKAMILFRGREQSRPEQGVRLLQRFAEDVAEFGQVESNPTIDGRNMVMIISPLKNKSEAKAEANAVRAASKARAQGRDQEAVAETADAAQSEESSPAQATNEEK, encoded by the coding sequence ATCAGCGAACCCCGTACGAATGACCGTATCCGCGTCCCCGAAGTTCGACTCGTCGGCCCCAGCGGAGAGCAGGTCGGCGTCGTCAAGATCGAGGTCGCCATCCGACTCGCGCAGGAGGCGGATCTCGACCTGGTCGAGGTCGCGCCCAATTCCAAGCCGCCGGTCGCGAAGATCATGGACTACGGCAAGTTCAAGTACGAGGCTGCGCAGAAGGCCAAGGAGGCCCGGCGCAACCAGGCGAACACCATCCTCAAAGAGGTCCGGTTCCGCCTCAAGATCGACAAGCACGACTACGAGACCAAGCGCAAGCGCGCCGAGGGCTTCCTGAAGTCCGGCGACAAGGTCAAGGCGATGATCCTGTTCCGCGGCCGCGAGCAGTCGCGTCCCGAGCAGGGCGTCCGCCTGCTGCAGCGCTTCGCCGAGGACGTCGCCGAGTTCGGCCAGGTCGAGTCGAACCCGACCATCGACGGTCGCAACATGGTGATGATCATCAGCCCGCTCAAGAACAAGTCCGAGGCCAAGGCCGAGGCCAACGCAGTACGTGCCGCTTCCAAGGCGCGCGCCCAGGGGCGCGACCAGGAGGCGGTTGCTGAGACAGCCGACGCTGCTCAGTCCGAAGAGAGTTCGCCCGCCCAGGCGACGAACGAGGAGAAGTAA
- a CDS encoding DUF1844 domain-containing protein — translation MSDTSPIPDGHNHEEEAIAGATRDIAEVPAVEVITTTAVHLMSAAAVKTGLADDPEHQTDLDEARKLIDALAGLVTASAAHLGDQHARSLRDGLRSLQLAFREASPFPDEIGKGPGEKYTGPVN, via the coding sequence GTGAGCGACACATCCCCCATCCCTGACGGTCACAACCACGAGGAGGAGGCGATCGCCGGAGCCACCCGCGACATCGCCGAGGTGCCCGCGGTCGAGGTCATCACGACCACCGCCGTGCACCTGATGAGCGCCGCCGCGGTGAAGACGGGCCTCGCGGACGACCCGGAGCACCAGACCGATCTGGACGAGGCCCGCAAGCTGATCGACGCGCTCGCCGGCCTGGTCACCGCCAGCGCCGCGCACCTCGGCGACCAGCACGCGCGCAGCCTGCGCGACGGCCTCCGCTCGCTGCAGCTGGCCTTCCGGGAGGCGTCGCCATTCCCGGACGAGATCGGCAAGGGGCCGGGCGAGAAGTACACGGGCCCGGTGAACTGA
- a CDS encoding MmcQ/YjbR family DNA-binding protein produces MDAAAVHALALGLPEAEEYEHGGLPAFRVRGKRYATMLDPETSTVNLMLGEAGIREAAAAWPEHCSEQWYAGRLSSAHVDFSDIEPGLLRELMTDAWRNRAPVSLRRLLD; encoded by the coding sequence ATGGACGCCGCCGCCGTGCACGCGCTCGCCCTGGGCCTCCCGGAGGCCGAGGAGTACGAGCACGGCGGCCTCCCGGCGTTCCGCGTCCGCGGCAAGCGGTACGCGACGATGCTCGATCCGGAGACCTCGACGGTGAACCTGATGCTCGGCGAGGCCGGCATCCGGGAGGCCGCCGCGGCGTGGCCGGAGCACTGCTCGGAGCAGTGGTACGCCGGACGGCTGTCGTCGGCGCACGTCGACTTCTCCGACATCGAGCCCGGGCTGCTGCGCGAGCTGATGACCGACGCGTGGCGCAACCGCGCCCCGGTCTCCCTGCGCCGCCTGCTCGACTGA
- a CDS encoding YoaK family protein: MSVTHRLGRADADRLHLALMLALTFSTGVVDATGYLGLDRVFTGNMTGNVVLLGMALTGTTNLPILRPLLALGAFLAGAVVGSRLVRRDDGWSGRVTATLWVIAGLLTAIAALLAFALHLDPQLIGTIATSALGFAMGMQAALARRVKVADVTTVVVTSTLTGLAADSRLAGGNGSLWVRRALAVLLITAGAAAGALALLVHVSLGVLLSAVITIVVATLGHTGHRARAAAAV; the protein is encoded by the coding sequence GTGTCCGTCACTCATCGCCTGGGCCGCGCCGACGCCGATCGGCTGCATCTGGCCCTCATGCTCGCCCTCACGTTCTCGACCGGTGTCGTCGACGCCACCGGCTACCTCGGCCTCGACCGGGTCTTCACCGGCAACATGACCGGCAACGTCGTGCTGCTCGGGATGGCGCTGACCGGGACCACCAACCTCCCGATCCTGCGCCCGCTGCTGGCGCTCGGCGCGTTCCTCGCGGGCGCCGTCGTCGGCAGCCGGCTGGTGCGCCGGGACGACGGCTGGTCGGGACGCGTGACGGCGACGCTCTGGGTGATCGCCGGCCTCCTGACCGCGATCGCCGCGCTTCTGGCGTTCGCGCTGCACCTCGATCCGCAGCTGATCGGCACGATCGCCACCTCGGCGCTGGGCTTCGCGATGGGGATGCAGGCCGCGCTCGCGCGCCGGGTGAAGGTCGCCGACGTCACCACCGTGGTCGTCACCTCCACGCTCACCGGCCTCGCCGCCGACAGCCGTCTGGCCGGAGGGAACGGCTCGCTGTGGGTGCGGCGCGCGCTCGCCGTGCTGCTCATCACCGCGGGCGCGGCGGCGGGCGCGCTCGCGCTGCTCGTGCACGTCTCGCTCGGCGTGCTGCTGTCGGCGGTGATCACGATCGTGGTCGCGACGCTCGGCCACACCGGCCACCGCGCCCGCGCGGCGGCCGCCGTCTAG
- a CDS encoding gamma-glutamyltransferase family protein, protein MTFTPPPAVTSRPTLTGTFGMSASTHWLATASAQAVLERGGNAFDAAVAGAFVLHVVEPHLNGPGGDLVALFATADDPTPVVLAGQGPAPAGATREHYRAEGLELVPGAGALAAAVPGAVDAWLLLLKDHGTWELGDVLAFAIGYAEDGHPVLERVCRTIATVSGLFAEHWPSSAEHWMPGGRVPEAGELIRNPAYARVLCDLIAAGDGASTREDRVEAARTEWATGRVAQEASAFARIPHRHSPGTDHAGVIAEADFDAFRATYEPATTLEFRGHTIAKTGAWGQGPALLETLAILDGFDDERLDPSSELGAHTILEAQKLAYADRDAYFGDARVPVAELLAPEYIAARRGLIGDRASAEFRPGRVDGAEPFLPPLRTEYEPPLAEAIAGVGEPTVARDGTTRGDTCHIDDVDRWGNIVSATPSGGWLQSSPTIPALGFCLGTRLQMTWLEEGSASTLEPGKRPRTTLTPTLVLRDGVPVTALGSPGGDQQDQWQLLYLLRTLVGGYTPQQAIDAPALHTTSLAESFWPRTWAPAGAVVESRLGEEVIAGLEARGHVVTRAGGWTLGRLSSVGRDPETGVLSAAANPRGMQGYAAGR, encoded by the coding sequence ATGACGTTCACCCCTCCCCCCGCCGTCACCTCCCGCCCGACCCTCACCGGCACGTTCGGCATGTCGGCCTCCACGCACTGGCTGGCGACCGCGAGCGCGCAGGCCGTCCTGGAGCGCGGCGGCAACGCGTTCGACGCCGCGGTCGCCGGCGCATTCGTGCTGCACGTGGTCGAGCCGCACCTGAACGGCCCCGGCGGCGACCTGGTGGCGCTGTTCGCGACGGCGGACGACCCGACTCCGGTCGTGCTGGCCGGCCAGGGTCCGGCGCCGGCCGGCGCGACGCGGGAGCACTACCGCGCGGAAGGCCTCGAACTCGTCCCCGGCGCCGGGGCCCTCGCCGCCGCGGTCCCGGGCGCGGTCGACGCCTGGCTGCTCCTGCTGAAGGACCACGGCACCTGGGAGCTCGGCGACGTCCTGGCCTTCGCCATCGGTTACGCGGAGGACGGCCACCCCGTGCTGGAGCGCGTCTGCCGCACCATCGCCACAGTGTCCGGGCTGTTCGCCGAGCACTGGCCGTCGTCGGCCGAGCACTGGATGCCGGGCGGCCGCGTCCCGGAGGCCGGCGAGCTGATCCGCAACCCGGCGTACGCGCGGGTGCTGTGCGACCTGATCGCCGCGGGCGACGGCGCGTCGACCCGTGAGGACCGGGTGGAGGCCGCCCGCACCGAGTGGGCGACCGGCCGGGTCGCACAGGAGGCGTCCGCCTTCGCACGCATCCCGCACCGGCACTCCCCCGGCACCGACCACGCGGGCGTGATCGCCGAGGCCGACTTCGACGCCTTCCGCGCCACGTACGAGCCGGCGACGACGCTGGAGTTCCGCGGGCACACGATCGCGAAGACCGGCGCGTGGGGCCAGGGACCCGCGCTGCTGGAGACGCTGGCCATCCTCGACGGGTTCGACGACGAGCGCCTCGACCCGTCGTCGGAGCTCGGCGCGCACACGATCCTGGAGGCGCAGAAGCTCGCCTACGCCGACCGCGACGCCTACTTCGGCGACGCACGCGTGCCGGTGGCGGAGCTGCTGGCACCCGAGTACATCGCAGCGCGCCGCGGCCTGATCGGCGACCGGGCATCGGCGGAGTTCCGTCCGGGCCGGGTCGACGGAGCCGAGCCGTTCCTGCCGCCGCTGCGCACCGAGTACGAGCCCCCGCTGGCGGAGGCCATCGCCGGCGTCGGCGAGCCGACCGTCGCCCGCGACGGGACGACCCGCGGCGACACCTGCCACATCGACGACGTGGACCGCTGGGGCAACATCGTCTCGGCGACGCCGTCGGGAGGCTGGCTGCAGTCGTCGCCGACCATCCCCGCGCTCGGCTTCTGCCTCGGCACGCGCCTGCAGATGACCTGGCTGGAGGAGGGCTCGGCCTCCACCCTGGAGCCCGGCAAGCGCCCGCGCACCACGCTCACCCCCACCCTCGTGCTGCGCGACGGCGTCCCGGTCACCGCGCTCGGCTCGCCCGGCGGCGATCAGCAGGACCAGTGGCAGCTGCTGTACCTGCTGCGCACGCTCGTCGGCGGCTACACGCCGCAGCAGGCGATCGACGCGCCCGCGCTGCACACCACGTCGCTGGCGGAGTCGTTCTGGCCGCGCACGTGGGCGCCGGCCGGCGCGGTGGTGGAGTCGCGGCTCGGCGAGGAGGTCATCGCGGGGCTGGAGGCGCGCGGGCACGTGGTGACGCGGGCCGGTGGGTGGACGCTCGGGCGGCTGTCGTCGGTCGGGCGGGATCCGGAGACGGGTGTGCTGAGCGCGGCGGCGAATCCGCGCGGGATGCAGGGGTACGCGGCGGGGCGCTGA
- a CDS encoding pyridoxal phosphate-dependent decarboxylase family protein: MDDREAFVLGEAAALAARWLDGVRDGSIPPTADVEAVKDALGRRLPERGPAPAEVLGHLASAVEPGLMRMHSPRFHGWVIGGAQPVALGADWLVAAWDQNTALRAVTPGVIAAEELAAEWMLDLLGLPSDAEVGYVTGATVANLVGLICGRDETLRRAGWDARTDGLAGGPRVRLLVGAERHGSIDSAAMLAGLGAGRPVDADEQGRLRVDALRAALADGDGPAVVCLQAGNVHSGAFDPLADAIEVAHAAGAWVHIDGAFGLWAAAAPGLRHLTEGMAGADSWATDAHKTLNVPYDSGVAVVAHPEVLHASMAQHAAYLAAMSGASDPEDRVPELSRRARGVPVYAALAQLGRAGVGELVQGLVDAATVIAEGLAGIPGARVLNDVVYTQVCATFDGDDRTRRVGDALRAGGVALASPSEWHGRAVLRFSVSNWLTDAVEAGRTVEAVREAVAATA, from the coding sequence GTGGACGATCGGGAGGCGTTCGTGCTCGGCGAGGCCGCCGCGCTCGCGGCGCGGTGGCTCGACGGCGTGCGGGACGGGAGCATCCCGCCGACCGCCGACGTCGAGGCGGTCAAGGACGCGCTCGGCCGACGCCTCCCGGAGCGCGGGCCTGCTCCCGCCGAAGTCCTGGGGCACCTGGCCTCCGCCGTCGAGCCCGGGCTGATGAGGATGCACTCGCCGCGGTTCCACGGCTGGGTGATCGGTGGCGCGCAGCCCGTCGCGCTCGGCGCCGACTGGCTGGTGGCGGCGTGGGACCAGAACACCGCCCTGCGCGCGGTCACCCCCGGCGTGATCGCGGCGGAGGAGCTCGCCGCCGAGTGGATGCTCGACCTGCTCGGGCTGCCCTCCGACGCGGAGGTCGGCTACGTGACGGGCGCGACCGTCGCGAACCTCGTCGGCCTGATCTGCGGGCGCGACGAGACGCTGCGCCGCGCCGGCTGGGATGCGCGCACCGACGGTCTCGCCGGAGGCCCGCGGGTGCGTCTCCTGGTCGGGGCCGAGCGCCACGGCTCCATCGACAGTGCCGCGATGCTGGCCGGGCTCGGCGCCGGACGTCCGGTCGACGCCGACGAGCAGGGCCGCCTCCGGGTGGACGCGCTGCGGGCGGCGCTCGCCGACGGCGACGGCCCGGCGGTCGTCTGCCTCCAGGCGGGCAACGTCCACTCGGGCGCGTTCGACCCGCTGGCCGACGCGATCGAGGTCGCGCACGCCGCGGGAGCGTGGGTCCACATCGACGGCGCGTTCGGGCTGTGGGCCGCGGCGGCCCCTGGTCTGCGCCACCTCACCGAGGGGATGGCGGGCGCCGACTCCTGGGCGACAGACGCGCACAAGACGCTCAACGTCCCGTACGACAGCGGCGTCGCCGTCGTCGCCCACCCGGAGGTGCTGCACGCCTCGATGGCGCAACACGCGGCCTACCTGGCGGCGATGTCGGGGGCGTCGGATCCGGAGGACCGGGTCCCGGAGCTCAGCCGCCGCGCGCGGGGGGTTCCGGTCTACGCGGCGCTGGCCCAGCTGGGACGCGCGGGGGTCGGCGAACTGGTCCAGGGGCTCGTCGACGCCGCGACCGTGATCGCAGAGGGGCTCGCCGGCATCCCGGGGGCGCGCGTGCTCAACGATGTGGTCTACACGCAGGTCTGCGCCACGTTCGACGGCGACGACCGCACCCGCCGGGTGGGGGACGCGCTGCGGGCGGGCGGCGTCGCGCTGGCGTCGCCGTCGGAGTGGCACGGGAGGGCGGTGCTGCGGTTCTCGGTGAGCAACTGGCTCACGGACGCCGTGGAGGCCGGGCGCACGGTGGAGGCGGTACGGGAAGCGGTCGCGGCGACCGCGTAG
- a CDS encoding amidase, translating into MTALALWQELQAGRVSPRELAAHYLDRIERLNPQLGAFVTVTRERALERADEVAERVPKTAPLWGLPSGDKDLWLRAGVPTGFGSRVMAGFVPDRSDEIVVTLDAAGAVSLGKTNAPEFGLPAYTESLAAPPARNPWDPSLGAGGSSGGAAVAVASGMLPFAPGSDGGGSVRIPAAACGLVGLKPSRGLVPAGSGIDSLAGLVVAGPLARTTADAALLLDGMIAKVGGHIDHHFTLRAPYEDDGPFLGTAIRGEGRFQLGVMTTSAWDDAYDIVVSPEARSALDAAVEAFAAMGHGIEETALEPDPSYAPAFRTIWQAGAARIPAEGEALALLEPLTAWLVQRGRTILARELSEALSALTAYERSFIRQLASFDAVLTPAMALTPRPVGWYDQEDGERNFEQQVLYTPFTSMLNVTGLPAIVLPVAQTADGLPMGVQLIGRPGGERTLLSLAAQLERRIRWDTRRPPTW; encoded by the coding sequence ATGACGGCGCTGGCGTTGTGGCAGGAACTGCAGGCGGGGAGGGTGTCGCCGCGGGAGCTGGCCGCCCACTACCTCGACCGGATCGAGCGCCTGAACCCGCAGCTCGGCGCGTTCGTCACCGTCACCCGGGAGCGCGCGCTGGAGCGGGCGGACGAGGTCGCCGAGCGCGTCCCGAAGACGGCGCCGCTGTGGGGACTGCCCTCCGGAGACAAGGACCTCTGGCTGCGCGCCGGCGTGCCGACCGGCTTCGGCTCGCGCGTGATGGCGGGCTTCGTCCCGGACCGCTCCGACGAGATCGTGGTGACGCTGGACGCCGCGGGCGCCGTGAGCCTCGGCAAGACCAACGCGCCCGAGTTCGGCCTCCCCGCCTACACCGAGTCGCTCGCCGCGCCGCCCGCCCGGAACCCGTGGGACCCGTCGCTCGGCGCGGGCGGGTCGAGCGGAGGTGCGGCCGTCGCTGTGGCGAGCGGGATGCTGCCGTTCGCGCCCGGCTCCGACGGCGGCGGCTCGGTGCGCATCCCGGCCGCCGCGTGCGGACTGGTCGGCCTCAAGCCCTCGCGCGGGCTGGTCCCCGCGGGCAGCGGAATCGACTCGCTCGCGGGGCTCGTCGTGGCCGGCCCGCTCGCCCGCACCACCGCGGACGCCGCGCTCCTGCTGGACGGGATGATCGCGAAAGTCGGCGGTCACATCGACCACCACTTCACGCTGCGCGCGCCGTACGAGGACGACGGCCCGTTCCTCGGGACGGCGATCCGCGGCGAGGGCCGCTTCCAGCTCGGGGTGATGACGACCTCCGCGTGGGATGACGCCTACGACATCGTGGTCTCCCCGGAGGCCCGGTCGGCGCTCGATGCGGCGGTGGAGGCGTTCGCGGCGATGGGGCACGGCATCGAGGAGACCGCCCTGGAGCCCGACCCGAGCTACGCCCCGGCGTTCCGGACGATCTGGCAGGCCGGCGCCGCGCGCATCCCGGCCGAAGGGGAGGCGCTGGCGCTGCTGGAGCCGCTGACCGCGTGGCTCGTGCAGCGCGGCCGGACCATCCTCGCCCGCGAACTCAGCGAAGCGCTCAGCGCGCTGACCGCCTACGAGCGCTCGTTCATCCGGCAGCTCGCCTCGTTCGACGCGGTGCTGACGCCGGCGATGGCGCTCACGCCGCGGCCGGTCGGCTGGTACGACCAGGAGGACGGCGAGCGCAACTTCGAGCAGCAGGTGCTGTACACGCCGTTCACGTCGATGCTGAACGTGACCGGGCTGCCCGCGATCGTGCTGCCGGTCGCGCAGACGGCGGACGGCCTCCCGATGGGCGTGCAGCTCATCGGCCGCCCCGGTGGCGAGCGCACCCTGCTCTCCCTGGCCGCCCAACTCGAGCGCCGCATCCGCTGGGACACCCGCCGCCCGCCGACCTGGTGA
- a CDS encoding GntR family transcriptional regulator — protein sequence MIEEGKPIFVQIAEQIENDIIDGVYPPETQVPSTNEFAAFYRINPATAGKGVNLLVDEGILYKKRGIGMFVSDGARERLVAKRRDAFRDEYLRPLLAEAAKLGIGPDQLSQMIQKEGVSA from the coding sequence ATGATCGAAGAAGGCAAGCCGATCTTCGTCCAGATCGCCGAGCAGATCGAGAACGACATCATCGACGGCGTCTACCCGCCGGAGACCCAGGTGCCGTCCACGAACGAGTTCGCGGCCTTCTACCGGATCAACCCGGCCACGGCCGGCAAAGGCGTCAACCTCCTCGTCGACGAGGGGATCCTCTACAAGAAACGAGGCATCGGCATGTTCGTCTCCGACGGCGCGCGCGAACGGCTCGTCGCCAAACGGCGCGACGCCTTCCGCGACGAATACCTCCGGCCCCTGCTCGCCGAAGCGGCGAAGCTCGGGATCGGCCCCGACCAGCTCAGCCAGATGATCCAGAAGGAAGGAGTCAGCGCATGA
- a CDS encoding ABC transporter ATP-binding protein, with protein MSQAPAPTSIAPAVQVSGVTKRFGSFTAIDDVSLTIKPGRIHGLLGRNGAGKTTLMQLITGQDFVTSGDIRVFGEKPTENARVLQNICFIKESQRYPEDFQPKHVLRSAPWFFENWDADFADRLVEEFRLPLNRRIKKLSRGQLSAVGVIVGLASRAPLTFFDEPYLGLDAVARQLFYDRLLEDFAEHPRTVVLSTHLIDEVANLLEHVVVIDQGRILMDDDAEALRTSATTVVGPRTAVDAFVGGREVLHRDGIGGLASVTVAGLGAGERAEAAAAGLELAPVSLQQLIVRKTNVRETEFEQSA; from the coding sequence ATGAGCCAGGCCCCTGCCCCCACCTCCATCGCTCCCGCGGTGCAGGTGTCGGGGGTGACCAAGCGGTTCGGATCGTTCACCGCGATCGACGACGTCTCGCTCACCATCAAGCCCGGCCGCATCCACGGCCTCCTCGGGCGCAACGGCGCAGGCAAGACCACGCTGATGCAGCTCATCACCGGCCAGGACTTCGTCACGAGCGGCGACATCCGGGTCTTCGGCGAGAAGCCGACCGAGAACGCGCGCGTGCTCCAGAACATCTGCTTCATCAAGGAGAGCCAGCGCTATCCGGAGGACTTCCAGCCCAAGCACGTCCTGCGCAGCGCGCCGTGGTTCTTCGAGAACTGGGACGCGGACTTCGCCGACCGGCTCGTGGAGGAGTTCCGGCTGCCGCTGAACCGCCGGATCAAGAAGCTGTCCCGCGGCCAGCTCTCGGCTGTCGGCGTCATCGTCGGCCTCGCCTCCCGTGCGCCGCTGACCTTCTTCGACGAGCCGTACCTGGGCCTGGACGCGGTGGCTCGGCAGCTCTTCTACGACCGGCTGCTGGAGGACTTCGCCGAGCACCCGCGCACGGTCGTGCTCTCCACGCACCTGATCGACGAGGTCGCCAACCTGCTGGAGCACGTCGTCGTCATCGACCAGGGCCGCATCCTGATGGACGACGACGCGGAGGCGCTGCGCACGTCGGCCACCACGGTCGTCGGCCCGCGCACCGCGGTCGACGCCTTCGTCGGCGGCCGCGAGGTGCTGCACCGCGACGGCATCGGCGGCCTCGCCTCCGTGACCGTCGCCGGGCTCGGCGCCGGAGAACGTGCGGAGGCCGCCGCCGCGGGACTGGAGCTCGCGCCGGTCTCCCTCCAGCAACTCATCGTCCGCAAGACCAACGTCCGTGAGACAGAATTCGAGCAGAGCGCATGA
- a CDS encoding VOC family protein → MDDTADVAAEGAAPVRQLRIVVEAEDYDEALAFFRDVLGLPEQESYAGDGGARVAILDAGRATLELANPAQKAMIDDVEVGRPVAPRIRLAFEVDDGRTVTARLVAGGAELIAPPTVTPWNSLNSRLATPADLQVTVFQELG, encoded by the coding sequence ATGGACGACACAGCCGACGTTGCGGCGGAAGGCGCCGCGCCGGTGCGGCAGCTGCGAATCGTGGTGGAGGCCGAGGACTACGACGAGGCGCTCGCGTTCTTCCGCGACGTGCTCGGGTTGCCCGAGCAGGAGAGCTACGCCGGCGACGGCGGCGCCCGGGTCGCCATCCTCGACGCCGGCCGCGCGACGCTGGAGCTCGCGAACCCGGCCCAGAAGGCGATGATCGACGACGTGGAGGTCGGCCGCCCGGTCGCGCCGCGCATCCGGCTGGCCTTCGAGGTGGACGACGGGCGAACGGTCACCGCGCGGCTGGTGGCGGGTGGCGCCGAGCTGATCGCGCCGCCGACGGTGACGCCGTGGAACTCGCTGAACTCGCGTCTGGCGACGCCGGCGGACCTCCAGGTGACAGTGTTCCAGGAGTTGGGCTGA